In Amycolatopsis jiangsuensis, the following proteins share a genomic window:
- the cmtR gene encoding Cd(II)/Pb(II)-sensing metalloregulatory transcriptional regulator CmtR has protein sequence MLNCETRGDALARLGRALADPTRCRILVALLDGTSYPGALAAELGLSRSNVSNHLACLRGCGLVIATYEGRQVRYALADPHLAKALNELAQVVLAVDTAQPCLDDTAQPCLDDAEQLTPATAKATR, from the coding sequence ATGCTGAACTGCGAGACGCGGGGTGACGCGCTGGCGCGGCTGGGCCGTGCACTGGCGGATCCGACCCGCTGCCGGATCCTGGTCGCGCTGCTGGACGGCACCAGCTACCCCGGCGCGCTGGCCGCCGAGCTCGGCTTGTCCCGGTCGAACGTGTCCAACCACCTGGCCTGTCTGCGCGGATGTGGCCTGGTCATCGCCACCTACGAAGGCCGTCAGGTCCGCTACGCACTCGCCGATCCGCACCTGGCCAAGGCCCTCAACGAGCTGGCCCAGGTAGTGCTCGCCGTCGACACCGCCCAGCCCTGCCTCGACGACACTGCCCAGCCCTGCCTCGACGACGCCGAGCAGCTCACCCCGGCCACCGCGAAGGCCACGCGATGA
- a CDS encoding RusA family crossover junction endodeoxyribonuclease produces the protein MSTIEVLSVTVPGRPAPQGSKKTGSAGQLREASAYLPAWRAAVKRAVYERYRELGVVPGDLPLLLGPVAFGATFYMPGGHRVDSPPDLDKLLRAVWDSLTAARVWEDDGRVVEVDWCSKVAATEAYPFTGAHLQVRSVEAPAAVDGADLLGVTEGRAA, from the coding sequence GTGAGCACAATCGAGGTCCTGAGCGTGACGGTGCCCGGCCGTCCCGCGCCGCAGGGCAGCAAGAAAACCGGGTCAGCTGGACAACTGCGCGAGGCGAGTGCCTACCTGCCCGCGTGGCGGGCCGCGGTGAAGCGCGCCGTCTACGAGCGGTACCGCGAGCTCGGCGTCGTGCCGGGAGATCTGCCGTTGCTGCTCGGGCCCGTGGCGTTCGGCGCTACGTTCTACATGCCGGGCGGGCACCGCGTCGACTCGCCGCCGGACCTGGACAAGCTGCTGCGCGCCGTGTGGGACTCGCTCACCGCGGCACGCGTGTGGGAGGACGACGGGCGCGTGGTCGAGGTCGACTGGTGCTCGAAGGTCGCGGCCACCGAGGCGTACCCATTCACTGGCGCGCACCTGCAGGTGCGCAGCGTCGAGGCGCCCGCCGCAGTGGACGGGGCCGACCTGCTCGGCGTCACTGAGGGGCGTGCCGCGTGA
- a CDS encoding helix-turn-helix domain-containing protein, whose translation MRTREIDGDKIRQAREDAGLTQAKLAAILRIAPSTVGHWEIGNRSPVGANFRELCKTLRVTPAELTVDEPSATAA comes from the coding sequence ATGCGAACGAGAGAGATCGACGGGGACAAGATCCGTCAGGCCCGCGAGGACGCCGGCCTGACTCAGGCCAAGCTCGCCGCGATTCTGCGCATCGCACCTTCGACGGTCGGCCACTGGGAGATCGGCAACCGATCGCCTGTCGGCGCCAACTTCCGGGAGCTGTGCAAGACACTGCGCGTCACCCCGGCCGAGCTGACTGTGGACGAGCCCAGTGCCACGGCGGCGTGA
- a CDS encoding recombinase family protein, with protein sequence MTPRKLLPVGILLRISDAREEDTAGVERQEKDCRLLAAALRPSGYDGVEIVAVYTENDTSAFKRRKVRLPDGSTGLRVMRPEFRRLIDDLTSRAILGVVAYDLDRVARDPRDLEDLIDAVEMTQALTRSVTGSLDLSTDAGVTMARVMVAVANKSSRDTARRVKRKREEMAEQGVYGGGGRRRYGRAVDRKTIVPEEAEIIRECARRVLGDDERAPESLRAIALDLTRRGVPTATGAVDQETGKLVGWQPRSIHSCLTSGHITGLHTFRGEVVGEADDLAAILDRETWERVQVALAKRNHGRGQQALRKWLSGLLLCSACGHRLYGWPNPNKRLRPGGRYACPPPNTPKIGGCGKTAVDAEHAHDAIEAEILAYLRRPDNVAALATTVSADAANRAQREARDDEQQLKAAAEMWARREITQAEYLVMRREISDRLSQWQAIIRQSMPGPVRRLVSADSIEDAWAEMQPPERREVAQVIYPYGILVVPPRPTHRFKFDPDRLVRLDRPWQSK encoded by the coding sequence ATGACACCCCGCAAACTGCTTCCGGTCGGCATCCTGCTGCGGATCTCCGACGCGCGAGAGGAGGACACCGCAGGCGTTGAGCGGCAAGAGAAGGATTGCCGATTGCTCGCCGCGGCACTCAGACCGTCGGGCTACGACGGTGTGGAGATCGTGGCGGTGTACACCGAGAACGACACCTCGGCGTTCAAGCGGAGAAAAGTACGGCTACCGGACGGGTCGACAGGGCTGCGCGTGATGCGGCCGGAGTTCCGGCGGCTCATTGACGACCTGACCTCGCGCGCGATCCTCGGCGTCGTCGCCTATGACCTCGACCGCGTTGCACGTGATCCGCGAGACCTCGAAGATTTGATCGACGCGGTGGAGATGACCCAGGCGTTGACCCGATCGGTGACGGGCTCGCTCGACCTGAGCACGGACGCAGGGGTCACGATGGCCCGCGTGATGGTCGCCGTGGCGAACAAATCCAGCCGTGACACGGCTCGCCGGGTGAAGCGCAAGCGCGAGGAGATGGCCGAGCAAGGGGTGTACGGTGGCGGTGGACGGCGCCGCTACGGCCGGGCCGTTGACCGGAAGACCATCGTGCCCGAAGAGGCCGAGATCATTCGTGAGTGTGCGCGCCGAGTGCTCGGCGACGACGAACGGGCTCCCGAGTCGTTACGGGCGATTGCGCTCGACTTGACGAGGCGTGGAGTGCCGACCGCGACCGGCGCGGTAGACCAGGAGACTGGGAAACTGGTCGGCTGGCAACCTCGGTCGATCCACTCGTGCCTCACCAGCGGCCATATCACTGGGCTGCATACGTTCCGCGGCGAAGTGGTGGGGGAGGCGGACGATCTCGCGGCGATCCTCGACCGTGAGACCTGGGAGCGGGTGCAGGTCGCCCTGGCGAAGCGGAACCACGGACGGGGGCAGCAAGCTCTCCGCAAGTGGCTGAGCGGCCTTTTGCTGTGCTCGGCGTGCGGTCACCGGCTGTACGGCTGGCCGAACCCGAACAAGCGCCTTCGCCCGGGCGGCCGGTATGCTTGCCCGCCACCGAATACGCCGAAGATCGGCGGCTGTGGCAAAACGGCAGTCGACGCGGAACATGCGCACGATGCGATCGAGGCCGAAATTTTGGCGTACCTCCGACGACCGGACAATGTCGCCGCGCTGGCCACCACGGTGAGCGCCGACGCCGCAAACCGAGCGCAGCGCGAGGCGCGCGACGACGAGCAGCAGCTGAAAGCCGCTGCGGAGATGTGGGCGCGGCGTGAGATCACGCAAGCCGAGTACCTGGTGATGCGACGTGAGATCAGCGACCGCTTATCGCAATGGCAGGCGATCATTCGGCAGAGCATGCCGGGGCCGGTGCGGCGCCTGGTGTCCGCGGATTCGATCGAGGACGCGTGGGCAGAGATGCAGCCGCCGGAGCGACGTGAGGTCGCGCAGGTGATCTATCCGTACGGGATCTTGGTGGTTCCGCCACGGCCAACCCACCGGTTCAAGTTTGACCCGGACCGGTTAGTGCGGCTCGATCGCCCGTGGCAGTCCAAATGA
- a CDS encoding helix-turn-helix domain-containing protein: MGESEYAEGSLGWWIDFRRSQLGLTLVELAERAGMSRETLRNAAQGRRMRAANKRRLEDALQWQAGAIDAIARGADPAGLVGPAPIRRADGSVDAVTAVRTLLDLATSLRAAGDDAEAEETLEMATRLARRQGVLAQLADEITAAGA; the protein is encoded by the coding sequence GTGGGCGAAAGCGAGTACGCAGAGGGCAGCCTCGGCTGGTGGATCGACTTCCGGCGCAGTCAGCTCGGATTGACGCTCGTCGAGCTGGCCGAGCGCGCCGGCATGTCGAGGGAAACACTCAGGAATGCCGCACAGGGCCGGCGCATGCGCGCGGCGAACAAACGGCGCCTGGAAGACGCGTTGCAGTGGCAGGCCGGCGCGATCGACGCCATCGCTCGCGGAGCCGATCCCGCGGGACTTGTTGGGCCCGCGCCGATTCGCCGCGCCGACGGAAGCGTCGACGCGGTCACCGCGGTACGGACACTGCTCGATCTGGCCACGTCGCTTCGCGCTGCTGGAGACGACGCCGAGGCCGAGGAAACCTTGGAGATGGCGACGCGCCTCGCCCGTCGCCAGGGTGTGCTCGCCCAGCTGGCCGACGAGATCACGGCAGCTGGCGCGTGA
- a CDS encoding HNH endonuclease signature motif containing protein translates to MLSEKEFRRFAKKVRIMPSGCLVWTGSQISTGYGNLKIRNSYRLAHRVAYEHWIGPIPDGLQIDHLCRNRACVNPSHLEAVTQRVNILRGVGATAENAQKLECSNGHPYDGENTYFRPDGRGRECRACMRERNRARYAQARCRQLTAA, encoded by the coding sequence ATGCTGAGCGAAAAGGAGTTCCGGCGGTTCGCCAAAAAGGTGCGGATCATGCCGAGCGGATGCCTTGTGTGGACCGGATCGCAGATTTCGACCGGTTACGGGAACCTCAAAATCCGCAACAGCTACCGGCTTGCACACCGTGTCGCGTATGAGCACTGGATTGGGCCAATCCCGGACGGCCTGCAGATCGATCACCTCTGCCGAAACCGTGCATGCGTCAACCCCTCGCATCTGGAGGCGGTCACGCAACGCGTGAACATCCTGCGGGGAGTCGGTGCCACGGCGGAGAACGCGCAGAAGCTGGAGTGCTCGAACGGACATCCGTACGACGGTGAGAACACCTACTTCCGGCCTGATGGAAGGGGTCGCGAATGCAGGGCATGCATGCGCGAGCGCAATCGAGCCCGCTACGCACAAGCTCGCTGCCGTCAGTTGACGGCAGCGTAA
- the octT gene encoding diglucosylglycerate octanoyltransferase gives MGPHLLVFGDSLSFHGPEGPCAADDPRLWPNVTANALSGRADLVAGIGWTARDVWWSLTGDPRVWADLHRVDAVVFAIGSMDTLPSPLPTYLRQGLRYLRHDGVRRVVRGAYLAAQPRLSVVLRGRPRVLPAHLTVSFLDQSVEALRVLRPELPVFGMVPSVHRADAYGRVHTGRAEAAASLASWAARREVPLLDTPGTVGDHVLSGAGNPDGMHWGWAGHEAFGTAMAKLIAPYLGSGDVG, from the coding sequence ATGGGCCCGCACCTGCTCGTTTTCGGCGACTCCCTGAGTTTCCACGGTCCCGAAGGTCCATGCGCCGCGGATGACCCGCGCCTGTGGCCCAACGTCACCGCGAACGCCCTGTCGGGCCGGGCCGATCTGGTGGCCGGAATCGGCTGGACCGCACGCGACGTGTGGTGGTCTCTCACCGGCGATCCGCGGGTGTGGGCGGATCTCCACCGCGTCGACGCGGTCGTGTTTGCGATCGGAAGCATGGACACACTGCCCTCGCCGTTACCCACGTATCTCCGGCAAGGGCTGCGGTATCTGCGGCATGACGGCGTACGTCGTGTCGTGCGCGGCGCGTACTTGGCTGCGCAGCCGCGGCTGTCTGTCGTGTTGCGCGGACGTCCTCGCGTCCTCCCGGCGCATTTGACGGTCAGCTTTCTCGACCAGTCTGTCGAAGCGCTGCGCGTGCTACGGCCTGAGCTGCCTGTGTTCGGGATGGTGCCTTCGGTGCACCGCGCGGACGCGTACGGGCGCGTGCATACCGGGCGCGCCGAAGCTGCCGCTTCGCTTGCTTCGTGGGCCGCGCGGCGCGAAGTGCCATTGCTCGACACGCCCGGCACTGTCGGCGACCACGTACTCAGCGGAGCAGGCAATCCCGACGGTATGCACTGGGGATGGGCTGGTCACGAGGCGTTCGGTACCGCCATGGCAAAGCTCATCGCGCCGTACCTCGGCTCCGGCGACGTAGGCTGA
- a CDS encoding ComEA family DNA-binding protein: MFDQSARDPGTPVNARLAWLADQLAAGPHTVGPGGRLVRRWLPGGGAPGHPGLPAVLGRRGVLVVLSAVLAAAVVAIGFAVFGGSPAAEVAPPLPSARAQVPAASSSSSSAKLVVSVIGHVRTPGLVTVPGGSRVADAVRAAGGAEPGTDLSGLNLARKLTDGEQLAVGLPAAQTAAAGAGAGAAPAKVDLNTATPDQLDTLPGVGEVTAQRIVDWRTQHGGFASVEQLRDVDGIGDAT; encoded by the coding sequence GTGTTCGATCAGTCCGCCCGGGATCCGGGCACCCCCGTCAACGCCAGGCTCGCCTGGCTGGCCGACCAGCTGGCCGCGGGCCCGCATACGGTCGGGCCTGGTGGCCGGCTCGTCCGGCGCTGGCTGCCCGGTGGCGGCGCCCCCGGGCATCCCGGCCTGCCCGCGGTACTCGGCCGCCGGGGCGTGCTCGTCGTGCTTTCCGCGGTGCTCGCCGCCGCGGTGGTGGCCATCGGGTTCGCGGTGTTCGGTGGATCGCCTGCGGCGGAGGTCGCGCCACCGTTGCCGAGTGCTCGTGCCCAGGTACCTGCGGCTTCGTCGTCATCGTCCTCGGCGAAACTGGTGGTCAGCGTGATCGGCCACGTGCGAACGCCCGGCCTCGTCACTGTCCCGGGCGGCTCGCGGGTGGCCGATGCGGTGCGCGCCGCCGGTGGAGCGGAGCCGGGCACCGACCTGTCCGGCCTCAACCTGGCGCGAAAGCTCACCGACGGGGAGCAGTTGGCGGTCGGCCTGCCCGCGGCCCAGACCGCCGCGGCGGGTGCGGGTGCAGGGGCGGCGCCAGCCAAGGTCGACCTGAACACCGCGACCCCGGATCAGCTCGACACCCTTCCCGGCGTCGGCGAAGTCACCGCGCAGCGCATCGTCGACTGGCGTACGCAGCACGGCGGCTTCGCGAGCGTCGAGCAGCTTCGCGACGTCGACGGAATCGGGGATGCGACATGA
- a CDS encoding DegV family protein: MSVAVVTDSTAHLPEGFAERHSVRVVPLHVLVDGVASLDGAETGPAALAEALGERKIVTTSRPTPAEFAAEFRAALEAGADAVVSVHLSRELSGTWEAAVIAAEEVGTDLVRVVDSRTTAMGLGFAALRAAAVAADGAGPADVEAVAVDAARCSSTLFVVETLEHLRRGGRIGPAAALLGTALAVKPVLHMSEGRILPLEKVRTMNRAIGRLVELSVRAAGAGPVELAVHHLASPERAVELANRLEEAVPGCAGGCVVSEIGAVIGAHTGPGVLGVVVQRAAHS, translated from the coding sequence GTGTCGGTCGCCGTGGTCACGGACTCCACCGCCCACCTGCCCGAAGGCTTCGCCGAGCGGCACTCGGTGCGGGTGGTGCCCCTGCACGTCCTGGTCGACGGAGTGGCTTCACTCGACGGCGCCGAAACGGGTCCCGCCGCGCTCGCGGAAGCCTTGGGGGAGCGCAAGATCGTCACCACTTCCCGGCCCACTCCCGCGGAGTTCGCCGCCGAGTTCCGGGCCGCGCTCGAGGCGGGCGCGGACGCCGTGGTGTCGGTGCACCTGTCCCGGGAGTTGTCCGGCACCTGGGAAGCCGCGGTGATCGCGGCCGAGGAGGTCGGCACCGACCTGGTCCGCGTGGTCGATTCCCGTACCACGGCAATGGGTTTGGGGTTCGCCGCGCTGCGCGCCGCGGCTGTCGCAGCGGACGGGGCCGGTCCGGCGGATGTCGAAGCCGTCGCGGTGGACGCGGCCCGATGCTCGTCCACGCTGTTCGTGGTGGAAACACTCGAACACCTGCGTCGCGGCGGTCGGATCGGGCCCGCCGCAGCGTTGCTCGGCACCGCGCTGGCGGTCAAGCCGGTGCTGCACATGTCCGAGGGACGTATTCTGCCGCTCGAGAAGGTACGCACGATGAACCGGGCGATCGGGCGGCTGGTCGAACTGTCCGTGCGAGCGGCCGGAGCGGGGCCGGTCGAACTGGCGGTGCACCACCTCGCGTCCCCGGAACGCGCGGTCGAGCTGGCCAACCGGCTCGAGGAAGCGGTACCCGGCTGCGCCGGCGGATGTGTCGTCTCGGAGATCGGCGCGGTGATCGGCGCACACACCGGTCCCGGTGTGCTCGGCGTCGTGGTGCAGCGGGCGGCGCACTCCTAG
- a CDS encoding AAA family ATPase, which produces MPAELSALDVAEPRGPYERGALAWWAAGWEGVVPLGARAKWPPPAGRTGWAGVNPSYADVYAWAAGPEGAGNIALRLPRGVYGLDVDAYGAKTGAEALAALEAQHGPLPDTWVITSRDDGRSGIRLFRAALPEGRRWKNEPGGHGRGIESIHYGHRYAVTWPSVHPSGSTYVLRSSRTWEAHEGAVPVDELPQLPAAWVDGLSEPGEIATGSAASDQATRDAVAAFRDGETCEPVRRALSRALERVRDAVSGDALHPAGLESVHELARLGHEGHAGVRQALTQHHEAFVEARAGRGASNGDAEGEWWRMIAGAVGKAPGAPRAECDCALLAGEGLLFEFTPAEVMPGKGEEGDERAGVVAGMTVVDPVDFMLNEMLSFAEVARREPPAPLVSELLYLDTLAWLIGKPGSFKSFVALDLAAHVALGRAWAGRRVRQGVALYVVAEGLGGIVLRARAWQKVRGEVPDEFLRLYPRAVQVRNAAHWDALVEVARRLRPALIVLDTQARVAQSVRENDNTEMGEFVGQLDRLRRASGACVLTVHHVGRNGEDARGASSLDGAQDTELKVERVGGPKALTARLVVDKQKDGADTDAVSFEMVPVDLGVNGEGDPVSSLVVDTNAFVSAAPAQPWKENTPEKLARILDVLHEQFSQTGATGYQVLSVLKERGWDQEYSKTSFYRCWNTLIKDEQIGKMAGSQRFKAIVAAENPAGD; this is translated from the coding sequence ATGCCCGCGGAGCTGTCCGCTCTCGACGTTGCCGAGCCGCGCGGTCCGTACGAGCGCGGCGCGCTCGCATGGTGGGCAGCGGGCTGGGAAGGCGTCGTGCCGCTCGGCGCGCGTGCGAAGTGGCCGCCGCCGGCCGGGCGCACCGGGTGGGCCGGAGTGAACCCGTCCTACGCCGACGTGTACGCGTGGGCCGCGGGACCGGAAGGCGCGGGCAACATCGCGTTGCGGCTGCCGCGTGGCGTCTACGGGCTCGACGTCGACGCCTACGGGGCGAAGACCGGCGCCGAGGCACTCGCCGCGCTGGAGGCGCAGCACGGCCCGCTGCCGGACACGTGGGTGATCACCTCACGCGACGACGGGCGTTCGGGCATCCGACTCTTCCGCGCGGCGCTGCCCGAGGGACGGCGCTGGAAGAATGAGCCGGGTGGGCACGGCCGGGGTATCGAGTCGATCCACTACGGACACCGCTACGCGGTGACGTGGCCGAGCGTGCACCCGTCGGGCTCGACGTACGTGCTGCGCTCGTCACGCACCTGGGAGGCGCACGAAGGTGCGGTGCCCGTCGACGAGCTGCCGCAGCTGCCCGCGGCGTGGGTCGACGGGCTGAGCGAGCCGGGCGAGATCGCCACGGGCTCGGCGGCCAGCGATCAGGCGACCCGCGATGCCGTCGCCGCGTTCCGCGACGGCGAGACGTGCGAGCCCGTGCGGCGCGCGCTGAGCCGGGCGCTGGAGCGCGTGCGCGACGCGGTCAGCGGCGACGCACTGCACCCGGCGGGGCTGGAGAGCGTGCACGAGCTCGCGCGGCTCGGCCACGAGGGACACGCCGGCGTGCGCCAGGCGCTCACGCAGCACCACGAGGCGTTCGTCGAGGCGCGCGCCGGCCGCGGTGCGTCGAACGGCGACGCCGAGGGCGAGTGGTGGCGCATGATCGCCGGCGCCGTCGGCAAGGCGCCGGGTGCGCCGCGCGCGGAGTGCGATTGCGCGCTGCTCGCGGGCGAGGGGCTGCTGTTCGAGTTCACCCCGGCCGAGGTGATGCCGGGAAAAGGTGAGGAGGGGGACGAGCGCGCGGGCGTGGTGGCGGGCATGACGGTGGTTGACCCGGTCGACTTCATGCTGAACGAAATGCTGTCGTTCGCCGAGGTAGCTCGCCGCGAGCCGCCCGCGCCGCTCGTCTCCGAGCTGCTCTACCTCGACACGCTCGCGTGGCTGATCGGCAAGCCGGGCAGCTTCAAGTCGTTCGTGGCGCTCGATCTCGCGGCGCACGTCGCGCTCGGCCGGGCCTGGGCGGGCCGCCGTGTGCGCCAAGGCGTCGCCCTGTACGTCGTCGCCGAAGGACTCGGCGGGATCGTGCTGCGGGCGCGGGCCTGGCAGAAAGTCAGGGGCGAGGTGCCCGACGAGTTCCTCCGGCTCTACCCCCGCGCCGTGCAGGTGCGCAACGCGGCGCACTGGGACGCGCTGGTCGAAGTCGCGCGCCGCCTGCGCCCCGCGCTGATCGTGCTGGACACGCAGGCCCGCGTAGCGCAGAGCGTGCGAGAGAACGACAACACGGAGATGGGCGAGTTCGTGGGGCAGCTTGACCGCCTGCGGCGAGCGAGCGGTGCATGCGTGCTCACCGTCCACCACGTCGGCCGCAACGGCGAGGATGCCCGCGGCGCGAGCTCGCTCGACGGGGCGCAGGACACCGAGCTGAAGGTCGAGCGCGTAGGCGGGCCGAAGGCGCTGACAGCCCGGCTCGTGGTCGACAAGCAGAAGGACGGCGCCGACACCGACGCCGTGTCATTCGAGATGGTGCCGGTGGATCTCGGCGTGAATGGCGAGGGCGACCCGGTGAGCTCGCTCGTGGTGGACACCAACGCATTCGTGAGTGCCGCCCCCGCACAGCCGTGGAAGGAGAATACCCCGGAGAAGCTCGCGCGCATTCTGGACGTCCTGCACGAGCAGTTCAGCCAGACGGGGGCGACCGGATACCAGGTGCTGTCCGTGCTCAAGGAGCGAGGCTGGGACCAGGAGTACTCGAAGACCTCGTTCTACCGCTGCTGGAACACGTTGATCAAGGATGAGCAGATCGGCAAGATGGCCGGCTCGCAGCGGTTCAAGGCCATCGTGGCGGCCGAAAACCCCGCTGGGGATTAG
- a CDS encoding cation transporter: protein MLDSNRRMVLRRRVRWFVAATITYNVIEAVIAITAGSNASSTALIGFGLDSVIEVASAAAVAWQFSGADLEARERAALKAIALSFFALAAYVTVESVRSLSGAEPAGHSTVGIVLAAVSLLVMPGLSYAQRRAGRELGSATAVADSKQTLLCTYLSAALLAGLLLNSLFGWFWADPVVALLIAAVAVKEGRAAWKGEHCC from the coding sequence ATGCTCGACAGCAATCGCCGAATGGTGTTGAGGCGGCGAGTCCGCTGGTTCGTCGCGGCCACGATCACCTACAACGTCATCGAGGCAGTCATCGCGATCACCGCCGGGTCGAACGCCTCGTCGACCGCGCTGATCGGTTTCGGGCTCGACTCCGTGATCGAAGTGGCCTCGGCCGCCGCGGTCGCCTGGCAGTTCTCCGGCGCCGACCTTGAAGCTCGCGAACGCGCCGCGTTGAAAGCCATTGCTCTCTCGTTCTTCGCGCTCGCTGCCTACGTCACCGTCGAGTCGGTCCGCTCTCTGTCCGGCGCCGAGCCGGCCGGGCACTCGACGGTCGGAATCGTGCTGGCCGCCGTGTCGCTGCTGGTCATGCCCGGCCTGTCCTACGCCCAACGCCGGGCGGGTCGGGAACTCGGCTCCGCGACCGCCGTCGCCGACTCCAAGCAAACCTTGCTCTGCACCTACCTTTCCGCGGCCTTGCTCGCCGGCCTGCTGCTCAACAGCCTCTTCGGCTGGTTCTGGGCCGATCCCGTCGTCGCCCTCCTGATCGCTGCCGTCGCGGTCAAGGAGGGACGCGCAGCCTGGAAAGGCGAACACTGCTGCTGA
- a CDS encoding HNH endonuclease: MTASRGTTNRDARGGTRDRAARRAFLLAAFGNGETAPCYRCGAELTNETITVDRIVPGRDGGRYTRDNIRPACGMCNSQTGGALARHGERAA; encoded by the coding sequence GTGACGGCGTCCCGGGGCACCACCAACCGCGACGCGCGCGGGGGAACGCGCGACCGGGCGGCGCGGCGCGCGTTCCTGCTCGCCGCGTTCGGGAACGGCGAGACGGCGCCGTGTTATCGCTGCGGCGCCGAGCTCACCAACGAGACGATCACTGTTGACCGGATCGTTCCCGGACGTGACGGCGGGCGGTACACGCGCGACAACATCCGCCCGGCGTGCGGCATGTGCAACAGCCAGACCGGCGGGGCGCTTGCTCGCCACGGGGAGCGTGCCGCGTGA
- a CDS encoding PD-(D/E)XK nuclease family protein, giving the protein MTAPTWEQVHGGDTVYAADGRKWTITARDAEREWVHEGREARFVLALDGREVEFWTMLDHPAMVAERADHSAEAHVAQALIDGGIRFKVLEERYVTTVEPMAAQPPKRPVKRDQWGRYLLPDPRTGKEKAWTRATTLARVLADEYNLGQWAERMVAKGMAARPDLVAGAAAAPLEDKKTLQGIAKQAKEAAGSTQAANLGTALHSFTERADGGETIDQLGAPANLHADLVAYQQRMREAGFTIVPELIERIVVCPELGVAGTFDRVVRKADGTLSVLDLKTGKDLSYGWMEIAIQQAIYANATHYYEPDGERLVEIPSGVLDRKRAYILHLPVGRASAQLYTVDIETGWRLAQIAADVKTSRSKAKELAELIEAPTEDADAVYKRITHAQSQQELAAIWEDAHPRGQWTAAVNTYAQARLRQLTGGAV; this is encoded by the coding sequence GTGACCGCGCCGACGTGGGAGCAGGTGCATGGCGGGGACACGGTCTACGCGGCCGACGGTCGCAAGTGGACGATTACCGCGCGAGACGCCGAGCGGGAATGGGTGCATGAGGGCCGCGAAGCGCGGTTCGTGCTCGCGCTCGACGGCCGCGAGGTCGAGTTCTGGACGATGCTCGACCACCCCGCGATGGTCGCCGAGCGGGCCGATCACAGCGCCGAGGCGCACGTAGCGCAAGCGCTGATCGATGGCGGAATTCGGTTCAAGGTATTGGAGGAACGGTACGTGACAACCGTCGAGCCGATGGCGGCGCAGCCGCCGAAGCGGCCCGTGAAGCGCGATCAGTGGGGGCGCTATCTGCTGCCCGATCCGCGTACAGGCAAGGAGAAGGCGTGGACGCGAGCGACGACGCTCGCCCGGGTACTCGCCGACGAGTACAACCTCGGGCAGTGGGCCGAGCGCATGGTGGCCAAGGGCATGGCCGCGCGGCCCGATCTCGTGGCGGGCGCGGCGGCCGCGCCGCTGGAGGATAAGAAGACGCTGCAGGGCATCGCGAAGCAGGCGAAGGAAGCCGCGGGCAGCACGCAGGCGGCCAACCTCGGGACGGCGCTGCACTCGTTCACCGAACGGGCGGACGGCGGCGAGACGATCGACCAGCTCGGCGCGCCGGCCAACCTGCACGCCGACCTTGTCGCCTATCAGCAGCGCATGCGTGAGGCCGGTTTCACGATCGTGCCCGAGCTGATCGAGCGCATCGTGGTGTGCCCTGAGCTCGGTGTGGCGGGGACGTTCGACCGCGTTGTGCGCAAGGCGGACGGCACGCTCTCCGTACTCGACTTGAAGACGGGCAAGGATCTCTCGTACGGGTGGATGGAAATCGCGATCCAGCAAGCCATCTACGCGAACGCGACGCACTACTACGAGCCCGACGGCGAGCGGCTCGTCGAGATCCCGTCCGGCGTGCTCGACCGCAAGCGCGCGTACATCCTGCATCTGCCGGTCGGCAGGGCGTCGGCGCAGCTGTACACGGTGGATATCGAGACCGGGTGGCGGCTGGCACAGATCGCGGCCGACGTGAAGACCTCGCGCAGCAAGGCGAAGGAGCTCGCCGAGCTGATCGAAGCACCGACCGAGGACGCCGACGCCGTCTACAAGCGCATCACGCACGCGCAGTCGCAGCAGGAACTCGCGGCCATCTGGGAAGATGCGCACCCTCGGGGACAGTGGACCGCTGCAGTCAACACCTACGCGCAGGCTCGCCTCCGTCAACTGACGGGCGGCGCCGTGTGA